From the genome of Gemmatimonas phototrophica, one region includes:
- a CDS encoding outer membrane beta-barrel protein yields the protein MKRVMLAAALVALAATTAQAQVADKRFSVTTRLGTVTPERSSSLDLAGLVGLDTEYSLNKYFGTGVSVDVTRGNTHREDFVARLRYGNPTAGGGDTIYYQYVGQPVNTIHIGAFGVARYPTKRITPFVMGGFGTYTMLLDTQINGKAAIKNSASYTLGGGVSIKFTERSGIQIDARQLTMRNFDRGFIDPTAGRNPNTVFPEDFPSVPAAKNTAANFMLSLGFRYIPGNIGGN from the coding sequence ATGAAACGTGTGATGCTTGCGGCCGCCTTGGTGGCACTGGCGGCGACGACCGCGCAGGCGCAGGTGGCCGACAAACGCTTCAGCGTAACCACCCGACTGGGCACGGTCACGCCGGAGCGCTCCTCGAGTCTTGATTTGGCTGGCCTCGTTGGTCTCGATACCGAGTACTCGCTCAACAAGTATTTCGGCACGGGTGTCTCGGTGGACGTCACGCGTGGCAACACGCACCGTGAAGACTTTGTGGCGCGACTCCGCTACGGCAATCCAACGGCTGGTGGTGGTGACACCATCTACTATCAGTACGTCGGACAGCCGGTGAACACCATTCACATCGGCGCGTTCGGCGTGGCGCGGTATCCCACCAAGCGCATTACCCCGTTTGTCATGGGCGGGTTCGGCACCTATACCATGTTGCTCGATACGCAGATCAACGGGAAGGCCGCCATCAAGAACTCGGCGTCGTACACCCTGGGTGGTGGTGTGTCGATCAAGTTCACGGAGCGTAGTGGCATCCAGATTGACGCACGCCAGCTCACCATGCGGAACTTTGACCGTGGGTTCATTGATCCCACGGCCGGGCGCAATCCGAACACGGTGTTTCCGGAAGACTTCCCGTCCGTGCCGGCGGCGAAGAACACGGCGGCCAATTTCATGCTGTCCCTTGGCTTCCGGTACATCCCCGGCAACATCGGGGGCAACTAA
- a CDS encoding GWxTD domain-containing protein, translated as MTTPEVDSLLSAARASVAAGDTAAALKSLEHAQDRAPRNPEVLYQRGVLLARSTFLRVGDVPRNFVAWRLLDRASELDPQNARYLLEIGRIRLLTPLLRVEAERIMRKALRVAEEQQDQALIAEITWEIGQIKERRYLTAKDRYLVANAGLMFDPDEAMLRRHYTREFLESNARPIPNVGATDRTEAEEMYRRGLAAVPTYERSAIGLLGLLYDQKRYEEMRRVVRPFLDARTGGSDLRLAAGLAAYRVNDFAAADTLFESALKLLPLEERDAMTNLGRILRRRDSVSYDALSAADRRLTDSSYWEAADPLLETPENEARLEFLARIAVAELRFTSVDMRQVGWRTDRGLILIRYGEPPVVATFAPTNSADYAETTGRITIVWYYPRKDRQFVFSAPPAMNYATFAGPMRGLAEESREDAPFLLDNVDALRAIDSVAVQVSRFRGANDSTTQLVVSHAFDPRRLYGAVELDQGSLFTSLYIGRPLNLRQVQRDTVTLTLPASGLFTRTFVQGVPAGPIRVRVEGNDANVSGAVARAHMEIDIARARRDILEMSDVMITERVTSSDDPLGGWQRAGIIPKGDLTMAQREPFSVYWETYGLRPSPEKRLKAEVRFRVTLVEIDRSNRNASLRFLLDAADFVGLTREGNEELTVRFTREMPAGTSERTPMVNTIGLGTSPAGLYRLEVVITDLVSGQTARSARFFRVARS; from the coding sequence GTGACAACCCCGGAAGTGGATTCGTTGCTTTCGGCGGCGCGCGCCTCGGTCGCCGCTGGCGATACCGCTGCCGCGCTCAAGTCACTGGAACACGCGCAGGACCGGGCCCCGCGCAATCCCGAAGTGCTGTATCAGCGTGGCGTGTTGCTGGCGCGCAGCACATTTCTCCGGGTTGGTGATGTACCTCGCAATTTTGTCGCGTGGCGTTTGCTCGACCGCGCCTCCGAGCTCGATCCGCAGAACGCGCGCTACCTGCTGGAGATCGGGCGAATCCGACTGCTCACCCCCCTCCTGCGCGTGGAAGCCGAACGCATCATGCGCAAGGCGCTGCGGGTCGCGGAAGAGCAGCAGGATCAGGCGCTCATTGCCGAGATCACCTGGGAGATCGGGCAGATCAAGGAGCGCCGGTATCTCACGGCCAAAGACCGCTATCTGGTGGCGAATGCCGGCCTGATGTTCGACCCCGACGAAGCCATGCTGCGCCGTCATTACACGCGGGAGTTTCTGGAGTCGAATGCGCGCCCCATTCCCAATGTAGGTGCCACTGACCGCACGGAAGCGGAAGAAATGTACCGCCGCGGGCTGGCGGCGGTACCAACGTACGAGCGCAGTGCCATTGGGTTGCTCGGCCTGTTGTACGACCAGAAACGCTACGAAGAGATGCGGCGGGTGGTGCGCCCGTTCCTCGACGCCCGTACTGGCGGCAGTGATCTGCGCCTCGCGGCGGGGCTGGCGGCGTACCGTGTGAATGATTTCGCGGCGGCCGACACGCTGTTTGAGTCGGCCTTGAAGCTCCTGCCTTTGGAGGAGCGCGACGCCATGACGAATCTGGGACGCATTCTCCGACGACGGGACTCGGTGTCGTATGATGCGTTGTCGGCGGCCGATCGGCGCCTCACCGACTCGTCGTATTGGGAAGCGGCCGACCCGTTGCTGGAAACCCCGGAGAACGAAGCGCGACTGGAGTTTCTGGCGCGGATTGCGGTGGCGGAGCTGCGCTTCACCAGTGTGGACATGCGGCAGGTGGGATGGCGCACCGATCGCGGTCTTATTCTCATCCGGTACGGAGAGCCTCCGGTTGTCGCGACGTTCGCCCCAACCAACTCCGCCGATTACGCCGAGACCACCGGGCGCATCACCATTGTGTGGTACTATCCTCGCAAGGATCGGCAGTTCGTATTTTCGGCTCCTCCGGCCATGAACTACGCTACGTTTGCAGGGCCCATGCGTGGACTGGCCGAAGAGTCGCGCGAGGATGCGCCCTTTCTGCTCGACAATGTGGATGCGTTGCGCGCCATTGATTCAGTGGCCGTGCAGGTGTCCCGATTCCGTGGGGCGAACGACAGCACCACCCAACTGGTCGTGTCGCATGCATTCGACCCTCGGCGGTTGTACGGTGCGGTGGAGCTTGATCAGGGGTCGTTGTTCACCAGTCTGTACATCGGTCGCCCGTTGAACTTGAGGCAGGTACAGCGCGATACCGTGACGCTGACGCTGCCGGCGTCGGGGCTGTTCACGCGCACGTTTGTGCAGGGCGTACCAGCCGGCCCCATTCGCGTCCGGGTCGAAGGGAACGACGCCAACGTGTCGGGCGCGGTCGCACGGGCGCACATGGAGATCGACATTGCGCGGGCCCGTCGGGATATTCTCGAGATGAGTGACGTCATGATTACCGAACGGGTCACCTCGTCCGACGACCCGCTTGGGGGCTGGCAGCGTGCGGGCATCATTCCCAAAGGCGACCTGACGATGGCGCAGCGCGAGCCGTTTTCGGTGTACTGGGAGACGTATGGGTTGCGCCCCTCGCCCGAGAAGCGGCTCAAGGCCGAGGTGCGTTTCCGGGTAACGCTGGTGGAAATCGATCGCAGCAATCGCAACGCGTCGCTGCGCTTTCTGCTCGATGCGGCCGACTTTGTGGGATTGACCCGTGAAGGGAACGAGGAACTCACGGTCCGCTTCACGCGCGAGATGCCTGCGGGAACCTCCGAGCGTACCCCGATGGTAAACACCATCGGGCTTGGCACCTCCCCGGCTGGCCTCTATCGCCTCGAGGTCGTCATTACGGATCTCGTCTCTGGCCAGACGGCACGTTCTGCACGTTTCTTCCGCGTGGCCCGCTCATGA
- a CDS encoding PorV/PorQ family protein: MKIIRNIGVLGAATTLLAAPLSAQGPGGLLPTPETKATRQGTRGANFLHIGIGARGGAMAGAIGSTVNGPTAWYWNPAGAATSEIISFAGGYQNLYGDLGLTQSYAAASIPLLGGVVGFSVNSLSSGEIKRTTEANPFGERLGGSTFAWTSTAASLGYAKRLTDRLNIGTQLKYITEGITDANTAWVAADIGTQFNTGLYGVTIGGAIRNVGRSSRAGGALLQRVIQTTDGSQLQEGRRVDLWTRPTEIPVTFQFSLGSQILGSADALFGKGSGNNAVNAELTLTDGTDISTQYALGVEYAYKNMFFVRGGKRMYNDDRETGIDNAGTLGLAGGFGLRVPLLGRNVRFDYSYEGAGALQNVQIFSFEVGR; this comes from the coding sequence ATGAAGATCATACGGAACATCGGCGTACTCGGAGCCGCCACGACCCTGCTGGCAGCGCCGTTGAGCGCCCAGGGTCCAGGCGGTCTCCTTCCGACGCCTGAAACCAAGGCCACGCGTCAGGGTACGCGTGGCGCCAACTTCCTTCATATCGGTATTGGCGCCCGAGGGGGCGCCATGGCCGGCGCCATCGGCAGCACCGTGAACGGTCCGACCGCCTGGTATTGGAACCCGGCAGGGGCGGCCACCAGCGAAATCATTTCCTTCGCGGGCGGCTACCAGAACCTCTATGGCGACCTCGGGCTCACGCAGTCGTATGCCGCCGCCTCCATTCCGCTCCTGGGCGGTGTGGTAGGGTTCTCGGTCAATTCACTGTCGTCGGGCGAAATCAAGCGCACCACCGAAGCCAATCCCTTCGGTGAGCGTCTCGGTGGGTCCACCTTTGCGTGGACCTCCACCGCGGCCAGCCTTGGCTATGCCAAGCGTCTGACGGATCGCCTCAACATCGGCACGCAGCTCAAGTACATCACCGAAGGCATCACCGACGCCAACACGGCATGGGTGGCGGCGGACATCGGCACGCAATTCAACACCGGGCTGTATGGCGTCACCATTGGTGGTGCCATCCGCAACGTGGGTCGGTCGTCACGCGCCGGTGGCGCGCTGCTGCAGCGCGTTATCCAGACCACCGACGGCTCGCAGTTGCAGGAAGGCCGTCGTGTGGATCTGTGGACGCGCCCCACGGAAATTCCCGTGACCTTCCAGTTCTCGCTTGGCTCGCAGATTCTCGGTAGCGCCGATGCGCTGTTCGGAAAAGGCAGTGGCAACAACGCCGTCAACGCCGAACTGACGCTGACCGACGGTACCGACATTTCCACCCAGTATGCACTCGGCGTGGAGTACGCGTACAAGAACATGTTCTTCGTGCGCGGCGGCAAGCGGATGTACAACGATGATCGTGAAACGGGCATCGATAACGCCGGCACGCTTGGCCTGGCTGGTGGCTTCGGCCTCCGGGTGCCTCTGCTCGGTCGCAATGTGCGCTTCGACTACTCCTATGAGGGTGCCGGCGCACTGCAGAACGTTCAGATCTTCTCCTTCGAGGTGGGCCGATGA
- a CDS encoding TonB-dependent receptor yields the protein MRFLGRRRWLFATVLGVALAAPITAAQAQTGKLTGVVTDAESGKPIEGVAVVIQGTTLGANTNAAGRYFIISVPPGTYTVQARRLGFQSVNATDVRITIDVTREQNFKIKATNQTLAAITVQAEKTPLIERGQVGSGSTISEEQIQSLPVTSIAGVLALQQGFQEVPQNTSLISVAEEQRNTSQPIRVRGSRGGSTLSMIDGVPINNSIFGSNAIDINSFAVSGVDFRRGNMDPQYGNALSGIVNSSIREGGSQVAGSISFQNGTLPGELFNSTQDKLGGNNLLRGYLAGPVPGTNSKLRYSVSGQVESGAARVLEFDQDIFSVNQDVERSEVLPAYSRDLIKGWQAFGGRQNAQFVGKLTFLPFDNTKINFTAIGAERANRPYDRRFMFSYQPDPLSLVNNRADSLFVINDQGLVLQRDLTPTSIRDKSNMFIASVEQRWGRSSLTLRAAQLDFERVTCPIYRGVCLPAPFCQANFAQGFINPSPTLCSTVPDQGATGQLFGGEKFTDRTFRADFQSQVTDHNNLQFGAQLVQHDLVYSDRAAGPGQSGITPLTYQVYRAKPYDAAAYVQSVIEYDFISIRLGGRFDYGVARGSSFANPLDPANGTTAREVCNGATVAGKQLLNAQGQPYGTTGCFASAENPATKRPILLDSATSIAQGDDFTAARARTAFSPRIGVNFPLTERSQLFFNAGRYTKVPNYADVYRNTGTGTVAGLTADADRYCAATQVKPGTAECAPDIRATNPTYVGNVNLLLEEAKSYEVGYSTTLGEQNNYGLQVAVYNRSETGLTGIRASRALNDIGSTYDGSAPQYRVVVNGDFLTARGMEISLDRRLSNRYQYSVNYGIARSTSNSQAPDRADEIARTEANRVQLIETLTDGNITHTANASVTYRVQNDLPTLPFNAGRLLRNTTASFTYQIRSGNPYTPVRATSLANIGVTNAASDINSGTAPSVQDMGLQLDKRFAIKNVNYSAFFRVSNLLDRKNCAQVFVNTGKCDAGLRDFQNRRVGNTGDVTTSTGFDQPEFIGARRSLFTGITVSF from the coding sequence GATCACTGCCGCACAGGCCCAGACCGGTAAGTTGACCGGTGTGGTCACCGATGCGGAAAGCGGCAAGCCCATTGAGGGCGTCGCGGTGGTCATTCAGGGTACCACGCTTGGGGCCAATACGAACGCTGCTGGACGCTACTTCATCATTTCGGTTCCGCCCGGGACCTATACGGTGCAGGCCCGTCGGTTGGGCTTCCAGAGCGTCAACGCCACAGATGTGCGCATCACCATCGACGTGACGCGCGAACAGAACTTCAAGATCAAAGCCACCAACCAGACGCTGGCCGCCATCACGGTGCAGGCGGAAAAGACCCCGCTCATTGAACGTGGACAGGTGGGTTCCGGCAGCACGATCAGCGAAGAGCAGATTCAGTCGCTCCCCGTGACGTCCATTGCCGGGGTGCTCGCCCTGCAACAGGGCTTCCAGGAAGTCCCGCAGAACACGAGCCTTATCTCGGTCGCGGAAGAGCAGCGGAACACGTCACAGCCTATCCGCGTGCGCGGTAGCCGTGGCGGTTCGACGCTTTCCATGATTGACGGTGTGCCGATCAACAACTCGATCTTCGGGTCGAACGCCATCGACATCAACTCGTTTGCCGTCAGTGGTGTGGACTTCCGCCGCGGCAACATGGACCCGCAGTACGGCAACGCGCTGTCGGGTATCGTCAACAGCTCCATCCGTGAAGGCGGCTCGCAGGTCGCGGGCTCGATCAGCTTCCAGAACGGCACGTTGCCGGGTGAGCTGTTCAACTCCACGCAGGACAAGCTGGGTGGCAACAACCTGCTCCGCGGTTACCTCGCGGGCCCGGTGCCGGGGACCAACTCCAAGTTGCGTTACTCGGTGTCCGGTCAGGTCGAAAGTGGCGCCGCCCGCGTGCTTGAGTTCGACCAGGACATCTTCTCGGTCAACCAGGACGTCGAGCGCTCAGAAGTCCTTCCGGCCTACTCGCGCGACCTCATCAAGGGGTGGCAGGCGTTCGGTGGCCGTCAGAATGCGCAGTTCGTGGGCAAGCTCACGTTCCTGCCGTTCGACAACACCAAGATCAACTTCACGGCTATCGGGGCCGAGCGCGCGAATCGTCCGTACGATCGCCGCTTCATGTTCTCGTACCAGCCCGACCCCCTGTCGCTGGTGAACAACCGCGCCGACTCGTTGTTCGTCATTAACGACCAGGGTCTGGTGTTGCAGCGCGATCTGACGCCCACGTCCATTCGCGACAAGAGCAACATGTTCATCGCGTCGGTCGAACAGCGGTGGGGGCGCAGCTCCCTCACGTTGCGCGCTGCCCAGCTCGATTTTGAACGCGTCACGTGCCCCATCTATCGTGGTGTCTGTTTGCCGGCGCCGTTCTGCCAGGCCAACTTCGCGCAGGGCTTCATCAACCCGTCGCCCACGCTGTGCAGCACCGTGCCTGATCAGGGTGCTACCGGCCAGCTGTTTGGCGGTGAGAAGTTTACCGATCGGACCTTCCGCGCCGACTTCCAGTCGCAGGTCACCGACCACAACAACCTGCAGTTCGGTGCCCAGCTCGTGCAGCACGATCTGGTGTACAGCGACCGCGCGGCCGGCCCTGGTCAGTCGGGCATTACGCCGCTCACGTATCAGGTGTACCGCGCCAAGCCGTACGATGCCGCCGCCTACGTGCAGTCGGTCATCGAATACGACTTCATCAGCATCCGCCTCGGCGGCCGTTTTGACTACGGCGTCGCGCGTGGCAGCAGCTTTGCCAACCCGCTCGACCCGGCCAACGGCACCACGGCCCGTGAGGTGTGCAACGGTGCTACGGTCGCCGGCAAGCAGCTGCTGAACGCGCAGGGCCAGCCCTACGGCACTACCGGCTGCTTCGCGTCGGCAGAGAATCCGGCCACCAAGCGCCCCATTCTGCTCGACTCGGCCACCTCCATCGCGCAGGGTGACGACTTCACGGCCGCGCGGGCGCGGACCGCGTTCAGCCCGCGCATTGGTGTGAACTTCCCGCTCACCGAGCGTTCGCAGCTGTTCTTCAACGCCGGTCGCTACACCAAGGTCCCCAATTACGCCGACGTGTATCGCAACACCGGCACCGGGACCGTGGCTGGCCTCACCGCCGACGCCGACCGCTATTGCGCCGCCACGCAGGTAAAGCCGGGCACCGCCGAGTGCGCCCCGGATATCCGCGCCACCAACCCCACGTACGTGGGTAACGTGAACCTGCTGCTCGAAGAAGCCAAGTCGTACGAAGTGGGCTACTCGACCACGTTGGGTGAGCAGAACAACTACGGTCTGCAGGTGGCGGTGTACAACCGCTCGGAAACCGGCCTCACGGGTATTCGCGCCAGCCGCGCCCTGAACGACATCGGCTCCACGTACGACGGGTCGGCGCCGCAGTATCGCGTGGTGGTGAACGGTGACTTCCTGACGGCGCGTGGTATGGAAATCTCGCTCGACCGCCGCCTGTCCAACCGCTACCAGTACAGCGTGAACTACGGCATTGCGCGGTCCACGTCCAACTCTCAGGCGCCAGATCGCGCCGACGAAATTGCGCGGACCGAAGCGAACCGCGTGCAGCTCATTGAAACGCTGACCGACGGCAACATTACGCACACGGCCAACGCGTCTGTGACCTATCGCGTGCAGAACGACCTGCCTACGTTGCCGTTCAACGCCGGCCGTCTGCTGCGCAACACCACGGCGAGCTTCACCTACCAGATCCGTAGCGGCAATCCGTACACGCCGGTGCGTGCCACATCACTGGCCAACATCGGTGTCACAAACGCTGCCTCGGATATCAACTCGGGCACGGCGCCCAGCGTGCAAGACATGGGTCTGCAGCTCGACAAGCGCTTCGCCATCAAGAACGTGAACTACTCCGCCTTCTTCCGTGTGAGCAACCTGCTCGATCGCAAGAACTGCGCGCAGGTGTTCGTGAATACCGGCAAGTGCGACGCCGGCTTGCGTGACTTCCAGAACCGTCGTGTTGGCAACACCGGTGACGTGACCACGTCTACCGGATTTGACCAGCCTGAATTCATCGGTGCCCGCCGCAGCCTGTTCACCGGCATCACCGTCAGCTTCTAA
- a CDS encoding SxtJ family membrane protein, which produces MKERTADRMTASADSVPSPRRFGLTLGPALLVVAAVAWWRAALGAAQGVAAVGLLLVTAGLLAPTVLAPLSRGWMAFGHLLGRVTTPLFFTLLWVVAFVPIGLLRRTFSRSPLARDPEALSYWVPRPPIAPDVARASMERQF; this is translated from the coding sequence ATGAAGGAACGCACCGCAGACCGCATGACGGCATCTGCCGACAGCGTGCCCTCACCACGTCGCTTTGGCCTCACGCTGGGGCCGGCGCTGCTCGTGGTGGCTGCCGTTGCATGGTGGCGCGCGGCCTTGGGCGCTGCGCAGGGAGTCGCGGCCGTCGGGCTGCTGCTGGTCACGGCCGGGTTGCTGGCCCCCACCGTGCTTGCGCCTCTCTCGCGCGGGTGGATGGCCTTCGGGCACCTGCTGGGGCGTGTTACGACGCCACTGTTTTTCACCCTGTTATGGGTGGTTGCCTTTGTTCCCATCGGCCTCCTGCGGCGTACGTTCTCGCGCAGTCCCCTGGCGCGTGATCCGGAGGCCCTCTCGTACTGGGTGCCCCGTCCGCCCATTGCGCCGGATGTGGCGCGGGCCTCCATGGAACGGCAGTTTTGA
- a CDS encoding carbamoyltransferase family protein — MTRILGISAFFHDSAACLVQDGVIVAAASEERFSRRKGDAAFPTQAAAWCLQQGGVDARHLDAVAFYEKPILHLDRLFESWLYTAPRGWRAFLKGGPLWARDKIDLNGAIRRGLGGYEGRLLWCEHHESHAASAFYPSPFPRAALVTMDGVGEWATASMGVGEGNTLRLTHELRYPDSLGLLYSACTYHAGFKVNSGEYKLMGLAPFGTPRFVNTILTHLVDLRDDGSFRLHRKPFGYVDGLRMTTPHFDALFDGPPRTPESPITPRDMDLAASVQVVTEMIVQRMVRTAVQYSDCRDVCLAGGVALNAVANGTLRREGIVDRLWVQPAAGDAGGALGAALLAWHRYYGGVRPVRDHDIMQGALLGPSFSDEEIGAQLHAAGAEVELLGREAVMQRAAQSLARGGIVGWFDGPMEFGPRALGARSILADPRPADMQQRLNAHIKLREGFRPFAPAVLAEHAHEYFEGIDGDASPYMLQVVPVKPDAPPLPAITHRDHSARVQTVTADRTPGFHGVLQAFHQLTGCPVLVNTSFNIRGEPVVHTPAEAFACLMRTDIDALAIPPYFVTRTTQPTLGDARWNIALEPD, encoded by the coding sequence ATGACCCGCATCCTCGGAATCTCCGCGTTCTTCCACGACAGCGCCGCCTGCCTGGTGCAGGATGGCGTCATCGTGGCCGCGGCGTCCGAAGAACGGTTTTCGCGCCGCAAGGGCGATGCGGCGTTCCCCACGCAGGCGGCCGCCTGGTGTCTACAGCAGGGCGGGGTGGACGCCCGCCACCTCGACGCGGTGGCCTTCTACGAAAAGCCTATCCTGCATCTCGACCGGCTCTTCGAAAGCTGGCTGTATACGGCGCCGCGCGGGTGGCGGGCGTTCCTCAAGGGCGGACCCCTCTGGGCCCGTGACAAGATTGATCTCAATGGCGCCATTCGCCGCGGGCTCGGTGGCTACGAGGGCCGACTGCTCTGGTGCGAGCATCATGAGTCGCACGCGGCCAGCGCGTTTTACCCGTCACCCTTTCCGCGGGCCGCGCTTGTCACCATGGACGGCGTTGGTGAGTGGGCGACGGCCAGCATGGGCGTCGGGGAAGGCAACACGTTGCGCCTCACGCATGAACTGCGCTATCCCGACTCGCTGGGGCTCCTGTATTCGGCGTGTACTTATCACGCCGGCTTCAAAGTCAATTCGGGCGAGTACAAGCTCATGGGGCTCGCGCCATTCGGCACGCCGCGCTTCGTGAATACCATCCTCACGCATCTGGTGGACCTGCGCGACGACGGATCCTTCCGCCTGCACCGGAAGCCCTTTGGCTACGTGGACGGGCTGCGCATGACCACCCCCCACTTCGATGCGCTCTTTGACGGGCCGCCGCGCACGCCGGAATCGCCCATCACGCCGCGCGACATGGACCTCGCCGCATCGGTGCAGGTGGTGACGGAGATGATCGTGCAGCGCATGGTGCGTACCGCGGTGCAGTACAGCGACTGTCGCGATGTCTGTCTTGCCGGTGGCGTCGCGTTGAACGCGGTGGCCAATGGCACACTGCGGCGTGAGGGGATCGTGGATCGCCTCTGGGTCCAGCCTGCCGCTGGTGACGCCGGCGGGGCGCTTGGTGCGGCCCTGCTGGCATGGCACCGGTACTATGGCGGCGTCCGGCCGGTGCGCGATCACGACATCATGCAGGGAGCCCTGCTCGGCCCATCGTTTTCTGACGAGGAAATTGGCGCGCAGTTGCACGCCGCCGGCGCCGAGGTTGAGCTGCTGGGGCGCGAGGCCGTCATGCAGCGGGCGGCGCAAAGTCTGGCGCGTGGTGGCATCGTTGGCTGGTTCGACGGGCCGATGGAGTTTGGTCCGCGTGCTCTTGGCGCACGATCCATTTTGGCCGATCCGCGACCGGCCGACATGCAGCAGCGCCTCAACGCGCACATCAAATTGCGCGAGGGCTTCCGTCCGTTTGCGCCCGCCGTGTTGGCGGAGCATGCGCACGAATACTTCGAAGGGATCGACGGTGATGCGTCGCCGTACATGTTACAGGTGGTGCCGGTCAAACCCGACGCACCGCCTCTGCCAGCCATCACCCATCGCGATCACTCCGCACGGGTGCAAACCGTGACGGCTGATCGTACCCCCGGTTTCCATGGCGTGCTGCAGGCGTTTCATCAACTGACGGGGTGTCCGGTTCTGGTGAACACCAGTTTCAATATCCGTGGCGAACCGGTGGTACATACGCCGGCGGAGGCGTTCGCCTGTCTCATGCGGACGGACATTGATGCCCTGGCGATTCCGCCGTACTTCGTGACGCGCACTACGCAGCCCACACTTGGCGATGCGCGCTGGAACATCGCGCTGGAACCGGATTGA
- a CDS encoding DUF5989 family protein yields MTMLRELFAFLRVNKKLWLLPIVLVFVALGTLVVLAQGSVLAPLIYSIF; encoded by the coding sequence ATGACCATGCTGCGCGAACTCTTCGCCTTTTTGCGCGTCAACAAGAAGCTCTGGCTACTCCCGATCGTGCTCGTCTTCGTGGCGCTCGGCACGCTGGTGGTGCTGGCCCAGGGCTCGGTACTGGCGCCGCTCATCTACTCGATCTTTTGA
- a CDS encoding TonB family protein, whose protein sequence is MIKALTVPAQEKPMRVHTALRIRSQLHGLLLAVVLVGTVGAPSLARATRGTVRRAVMQTGTIRGVVRDAQGTPVASAEVQWLSSGAVVRSKDDGSYILSGVPVGPVYVRVRRIGYLATQREIAVSGQGAATADWTLARAPQEMAVLTVNARREPSDSRLAGYRARLDAKRGGYFITRERIEQSGNRSMLDAFRGIPGVRIGTPPRGVNAGRLVRFRSSTCQPLVFIDGFAASATDFDFESIDLNMVEGIEIYLSSNSVPPELMGPRGLEQCGVVAVWSRPAQARTPKAKGTDERRAELLKELAAGTVLTAEQVDTAATLTNGDLEVDYPEVLWRTGVNGQATVEFVIDRTGRIDWGTLAVISATHAPFGAAVMQALVPTKWDAAIKGQSPVAQLVVLTIEFTHPPAPTGVVANR, encoded by the coding sequence ATGATTAAGGCCCTTACCGTCCCCGCTCAGGAGAAGCCCATGCGAGTCCACACCGCGTTGCGTATACGCAGCCAGCTGCACGGGCTGCTCCTGGCGGTGGTGCTGGTGGGCACGGTGGGGGCGCCATCGCTGGCCCGGGCGACTCGTGGGACGGTGCGTCGCGCGGTGATGCAAACTGGCACCATCCGCGGCGTGGTGCGTGATGCCCAGGGAACACCGGTGGCGAGCGCCGAGGTGCAGTGGTTGTCATCGGGCGCGGTGGTGCGCAGCAAGGACGACGGCAGCTACATCCTGAGCGGTGTGCCGGTGGGCCCCGTGTATGTGCGGGTGCGACGTATCGGGTATCTCGCCACCCAGCGGGAGATCGCGGTGTCCGGGCAAGGGGCGGCGACCGCCGATTGGACGTTGGCCCGCGCTCCGCAGGAGATGGCCGTGCTCACCGTCAACGCACGACGCGAACCATCGGACAGCCGGCTGGCGGGCTACCGCGCCCGCTTGGACGCCAAGCGCGGGGGGTATTTCATCACCCGTGAACGTATTGAGCAATCGGGCAATCGCAGTATGCTCGACGCCTTTCGGGGAATCCCCGGGGTCCGGATTGGGACCCCGCCGCGCGGAGTGAACGCCGGCCGGTTGGTACGGTTCCGCTCCAGCACGTGTCAGCCGCTGGTGTTCATAGACGGGTTCGCCGCCTCGGCCACCGACTTCGATTTTGAATCGATAGATCTCAACATGGTGGAAGGGATCGAGATCTATCTGTCGTCGAACTCCGTGCCCCCCGAACTGATGGGGCCGCGCGGCTTGGAGCAATGCGGCGTGGTGGCCGTCTGGTCGCGTCCGGCGCAGGCGCGGACGCCCAAAGCCAAAGGGACCGACGAACGACGGGCGGAATTGCTCAAGGAGTTGGCCGCGGGGACGGTGCTGACGGCAGAGCAGGTGGACACCGCCGCCACCCTGACCAATGGCGACCTCGAGGTGGACTATCCTGAAGTCTTGTGGCGCACCGGAGTGAACGGACAGGCTACCGTGGAGTTCGTCATCGATCGGACTGGGCGCATTGACTGGGGGACCCTGGCCGTGATCTCGGCCACCCATGCCCCCTTTGGCGCGGCCGTGATGCAGGCGCTGGTGCCTACCAAATGGGACGCCGCGATCAAGGGACAGTCTCCAGTGGCGCAATTGGTGGTGCTGACCATCGAATTCACGCATCCGCCGGCGCCGACAGGCGTGGTTGCCAATCGCTAA